In one Oncorhynchus masou masou isolate Uvic2021 chromosome 23, UVic_Omas_1.1, whole genome shotgun sequence genomic region, the following are encoded:
- the LOC135510394 gene encoding cerebellin-1-like, which yields ENARQGGKSERKETEKGVTSSLLHENIEIQFIAKGQGWGGPPDHLTPQLPTDRGTERDGHLFIWNTQTCVTNLVTQVGDLDKFGCKRGWIKATAQRARAQNDTEPIVLEGKCLVVCDSTPSSEPSGNALGMSVRSGTGRVAFSAVRNTNHEPSEMSNRTMTIYFDQILVNVGSHFDPARSIFVAPRTGVYSFCFNVVKVYNRQTIQVSLVLNGHPIISAFAGDQDVTREAATNAGLVTMERGDKAYLKLERGNLMGGWKYSTFSGFLVFPL from the exons gagaatgcTAGACAGGGAGGGAAAAGTGAGAGAAAAGAAACAGAAAAAGGAGTAACTTCCTCGTTGCTTCatgaaaacatagaaatacaatttATTGCAAAG GGTCAAGGTTGGGGAGGACCACCTGACCACCTGACTCCACAGCTCCCAactgacagagggacagagagagatggacacctGTTCATTTGGAACACTCAGACATGTGTTACTAATCTGGTAACACAGGTTGGGGACCTGGACAAGTTTGGCTGCAAGAGGGGTTGGATCAAAGCCACAGCCCAAAG GGCCAGGGCTCAGAATGACACTGAGCCAATCGTGTTGGAGGGGAAATGCCTGGTGGTTTGTGACTCCACCCCCTCATCGGAACCGTCGGGTAACGCTCTGGGGATGTCGGTGCGGTCGGGGACTGGTCGAGTGGCATTCTCCGCTGTCAGGAACACCAACCACGAACCCTCAGAGATGAGCAACCGTACTATGACCATATATTTTGACCAG atcctTGTGAATGTGGGCAGCCATTTTGATCCAGCACGGAGCATCTTCGTGGCGCCTAGAACAGGAGTCTATAGTTTCTGTTTCAACGTGGTCAAGGTCTATAACCGACAGACCATTCAG GTGAGTCTGGTTTTAAATGGACATCCGATCATCTCAGCCTTTGCCGGGGACCAAGACGTGACCAGGGAAGCAGCCACCAACGCTGGCTTGGTCAccatggagagaggagacaaggctTATCTCAAACTGGAGAGAGGGAACCTGATGGGGGGGTGGAAATACTCCACCTTCTCTGGGTTTCTGGTGTTTCCTTTGTaa